The Halomonas sp. KG2 genome segment TTCGGAGGCTTAACGGCTCTGATCCAACCTGAGTATCTTCGTGCTCGCTATGATGACGTGACACCGGCGTTTGGTGTGGAGCGGCGCGACAATTTATGGCGTACAAGATTACGCTTGACCAACCGCCGCTGGGTATTCAAAGGATTTACACCAGAGCTTACCTTGATCCGCTCATCCCGGCGTAGCAACATTGATCTGTATAGCTATGACCGTAATCAGGTGCAGTTAGGTGTATCGAAGTTATATTGATCGTTAACATACGCATTGTTAATGAGGGCTATCGTTAGGGTTTTTAAAACACCCACTTCCCCAGCGTATCTACTCCGCAGATGACATTGAACCGTTAAGCCGCGACAATAGCGCGCTGCTTCAAATCACCGCGATTTGTTATCTCAATTGCCGCTATCGGGGAGTGCCATGTTGCCATTGAACATCCTTTATCAGGATGAGCACCTTGTTGCCGTGCATAAGCCGTCTGGGTTGCTGGTGCACCGCTCGGCGCTGGCGCGTGGAGAAACAGAATTTTTGCTTCAACGCCTGCGTGACCAAATTGGCAAACGAGTGTATCCGGTGCACCGGTTAGATAGACCCACCTCCGGCGTGATGGTGTTTGGTTTATCATCTGAAGCGGCAGCCGTGTTGAGTGAAGGCTTTAGCGAACGGCAGGTAGAAAAGCGCTATCTGGCGGTAGTGAGGGGCAAGTCGCCGGAGCAAGAGCGCCTTGATTACCCACTACGGGAAGAAGATGGCACGCGCCCCAAAGCCGAGATGCCTGCTATGCCCGCGATGACCGATATTCGTCGCCTGGATAGCGTTGAACTGCCTGTGCAGGTAGACCGCTATCCAGTGGCGCGCTATTCACTAGTGGAAGCGCGGCCTATGACCGGGCGTCGACATCAGATCCGCCGCCATCTTTCTCGGCGTGGTTATCCCATTATTGGTGATGCCAAGCACGGCAAAAGTGTCCACAACCGCTTTTTCGCGGATCAGTTGAATGCTCCCCGTTTGCTGTTGGCTGCCACCTATTTAGCGTTTGATCACCCCTTAACCGATAAGCGCATCCAACTAAGCTGCGCACTCGATGCGACCATGAGAAGCCTGTTTGAGCAATTCGGCTGGGCTGGGCATCTGCCGCTAGATAGCGTGCGAACCCCAACCATCTCAACGCCTGCTGCGCTTCAGCGGTAGTCGTGACGAATCGAACCGTGCTGTCAAATAGCATGTTGTAAATAGAGAGCCTGTAATGTCTTCGGATTATGACTTTCGCTTTGGCGGCATTCGCCGCTTGTATGGTCAGCGTGCTGCCACGGCGTTTCGCCATGCCCATGTTGTGGTAGTGGGTGTGGGTGGCGTGGGCAGTTGGACGGTAGAAGCGCTGGCGCGTTCTGGCATTGGCAAGCTGACACTGATTGATTTGGATGACGTATGCGTGTCCAACGTCAATCGTCAGCTCCATGCGTTAGACGGCACTATTGGCCAGCCAAAGGTGGACGTGTTGGCCGAGCGTTGTCGCTTGATTGCCCCGGAGATAAACGTCGTAGCCGACAGTTCGTTTGTCACACCCACTAACCTTGCCGAGCGTATCCCCGATGATGCCGATCATGTGGTGGACGCGATTGATAGCGTGATCGCCAAGGCAGCGCTAATCGCTTGGTGCAAACGACGTAAACTGCCGATTACCGTGACGGGAGCTGCAGGCGGTCAGACGGATCCTACCCGCATTCAGGTGGCTGATTTAACACGTACTGAACACGATCCACTGCTTTCCAAGGTGCGCTCGCGGCTGCGCCGTGATTATGGTTTTTCGCGTAATCCTAAGCGGCGCTTTTCCGTTGAGTGTGTCTATTCTGATGAACAGCTGGTGTACCCTGGCGCTGACGGCGAAGTCTGTCTGCAAAAGCCCGGTAACGGTGATGCGACCCGTTTAGACTGTGCCTCAGGCTTTGGCGCGGCCACCTTTGTCACTGGTACGTTTGGTTTTGTCGCTGCCTCAAAAGTGCTCGAACGGCTGGCTAAAAAAGCCGCTAAGCCCATGCCTTCAACGACCCAACAAGAGGAAAGTGAATGACTGCGCCTGTTCCCGGTATATATCGCCACTATAAAGGCAGCCTTTACGAAGTGCTGGGCACCGCTCAGCACAGTGAAAATGAAGAGGTGCTGGTAGTTTACCGTGCGCTTTACGGCGACTACGGCCTGTGGGTGCGCCCGCTGACAATGTTCACTGAAAGCGTTAACAAAGATGGCCAGCCACAGCCGCGCTTTGCGCTAGAGAAAGCGTTCAATTAATCCGGCGTTCCCTAACAGCGACACCACTCAATAGCGCTACGTTTCTCCCTTCGATATTTATGCGCCACCCGGGTCTTTTCTCAACAAAGTCCCGGGTGTTTTTGTCGTGCGCTATTGCTTATATTCCAAAATGAGATATGTTTATAACAATTGTTTTGGCGGGGTTGTGCCATGCGCTGCTGCTGAAAGCGGCAGCGAGAAACTCTAGGAGAGATGCATGCAAACACAATCGTTAGAGAAGGGCGTTGCTATTACTTCACAGCTCACGGTCGAGGAGCTTGAGCAGGTAAAAGCTCAGGGCTTTAAAACGGTGATCTGTAACTGCAAGCCTGGTGAAAGCGCTGAGTTTTCTGGAGAGGATGCTTACCGCTTTAAAGCAGCAGAACTTGGCCTTCATTGGGTACACATTCCGGTGACCCCCGGCGAGTATAGCCAAGCGGATGTCGCTGCTTTTGCTCAGGCGCTGCAGCAGCTACCTCGGCCTATTTTGGCGTTTTGTCGGTCAGGTAAGCGTGCTACCCATCTTTGGGCTTACGCAAAGCGCCATACCGAAAAATGCGATCTGGCGGAACTATTTTCTGCTGCCAAAGCAGCTGGTTTTGATTTGGAAGCGCACCGCCAAGGGCTTGAAAATCAGACGGCGTAGGCGTGCGGTGTGATTTGCCTTAGTCAGTGCTATTACCAGAGCGAGTACTCCCCATGAACATAGAGCGTTGGGTGCCTGTGGTTGGCTGGCTGCGGCGCTATAACCGGGCTTTGTTATTTAAAGATTCGCTGGCAGCCGTTATCGTCACGCTAATGCTGGTGCCCCAGGCGTTGGCCTATGCCTTACTGGCTGGGTTGCCGCCAGAGATGGGCCTGTATGCCAGTATGCTACCACTGGTGCTTTACGCCATCTTTGGTACCAGTGCCAGCTTGGCGGTAGGGCCGGTAGCCGTGGCAGCGTTAATGACGGCGTCGGCTTTAAGCAGCTTTGCTACTCCAGGCAGCCCTGAATATATTGGCGCTGCACTGGTGTTGGCGGCGCTTTCAGGAGTGATATTGATTGCCATGGGCGTACTGCGGCTGGGCTTTTTGGTCAACTTCTTAAGCCATCCGGTTATTTCTGGGTTTATCACTGCGTCGGGAATTTTGATCGCCATTAGTCAGCTCAAGCATATTCTAGGTGTTGAGGCTGCGGGGCATAATGTCATCGAGCTGCTGGGCGCACTGTTCAACCAGTGGCAACAGGTCAATCTCATCACGCTGATGATTGGCTTAGGGGTGTGGGGCTATCTGCTGGTTTGCCGCAAGCGCTTGAATACCTGGCTGATGGCGATAGGTATCTCGGCCAGTGCTTCTGGTTTGATGGTCAAAGCCGCACCGATTTCAGCGGTGATGGTGACTACGCTGCTGGCTTGGCACGTTAACTTGGGGCAGTACGGCGTGGATCTGGTCGGCTTTGTGCCTAGCGGCTTGCCTGCCATTGCGCTGCCTAGCCTAGATCAGTCGCTATGGCTTGGCCTGTTGCCTGCCGCTTTATTGATCAGTTTGGTGGGCTTTGTAGAATCGGTATCCGTGGCGCAAACGCTGGCAGCTAAGCGCCGCCAGCGTATCAATCCTAATCAAGAACTCATCGCTCTTGGAATGGCCAATTTGGGCGCTGGCATCAGTGGTGGTTCGCCGGTTTCAGGTGGGTTTTCACGCTCGGTAGTGAACTTTGAAGCGGGGGCGGCAACACCGTTGGCTGGGGCATTTACCGCCTTAGGTATTGTGCTTTCTACGCTGTTGCTCACGGGTCTGCTGGCATTTCTGCCGACGGCGACATTGGCCGCTACTATTATCGTCGCCGTGGGCACATTGATTGATCTGCCCGCAGTAAAGCGCACTTGGCAATACTCCCGCAGCGACGGCGTGGCAATGGTGGCGACCTTGCTTCTGACCTTGTTGCACAGTGTCGAGGTCGGCATTATCAGCGGTGTGGTGCTGTCACTAGGGCTGCACCTGTATCGCACCAGCCAGCCCCATAGTGCCGTAGTAGGGCGGGTGCCGGGCACCGAGCATTTTCGCAACGTGAAGCGCCATGAGGTCGAAACCGATCAACATGTGGCCATGCTGCGCATTGATGAAAGCCTTTACTTTGCTAACGCTCGCTACTTAGAAGATACCGTGATGGCGCTGGCTGCTCGGTCCCCTTCGTTAAAACACATTGTATTGACCTGCCAGGCGGTGAATGTGATTGATGCGTCCGCGCTTGAAAGCTTAGAAGCGATTAACGGACGGTTAAAAGATGCTGGCGCAACGCTGCACTTGGCGGAAGTGAAAGGCCCTGTGATGGATCACTTAACAAACACAGCGCTTTACCGCGAGTTAACAGGGCAGGTGTTTTTTACCACCTTTGAGGCTTGGCAGGCGCTGGCTCTCCCCGCACAGAATGAAAAGCCGCAACCCTGCGCTTAATGGGCACCCTTGATTGGAGAAAATAACGTGAACGCGTTAGCTTAGCCCTAACGTATTGACGACACTCCAGGGAACGGCCATGACCTCGCTATCACCGCAGCAGACGCTGAAGGCAGTATTCGGATTTGATGATTTTCGCGGCGGCCAGCAGGCGGTGGTGTCCAGAGTGTTGGAGGGGCACTCCACGGCGGCGATTTTTGCTACCGGGGCGGGGAAGTCACTCTGTTATCAGTTGCCTGCGCTTCATCTTCCACACCTGACGCTGGTGGTATCGCCGCTGCTGGCACTGATGCAGGATCAGCTCGCTTTCTTGACGCGCCATGGTGTTGCAGCGGCCAGTATTGATTCCACCCAAGACCGCGATACGACCCGTGATGTGATGGAGCGCGCCAAAAACGGTGAGCTGAAAATCCTCATGGTGTCGGTGGAGCGGCTTAAGAACGAGCGCTTTCGGCACTTTCTACGTCAGGTACAGATATCACTGCTAGTGGTTGATGAAGCACACTGTCTCTCTGAGTGGGGACATAACTTCCGCCCCGATTACCTTAAACTGCCCGATTATCAGCGTGATTTTGCTATTCCCCAGGTGTTGCTACTGACTGCCACGGCCACGCCAGCGGTTATCGCTGATATGCGTGAAAAGTTCTCAATCGTACCGGTAAATGTCATTACCACTGGCTTTTATCGCGCTAACTTAGAGCTTCTGGTGGTGCCCGCGATGGAAAATCGTCAGCAACAGCTGATTGATTGGCTTATGCCACAAATGCCGCCTGGCAACGAAGCGCCTACGATTATTTACGTCACCTTGCAACAAACTGCCGAGCAGCTGGCAAGTGCGCTGGCCGCCCAGGGGATTGCTGCCCAGGCGTACCATGCGGGACTGGACTCAGCCCGCCGCGACGACATTCAGCGCCAGTTTATGAGCGGCGAATCGCCCTGCATAGTTGCTACCATTGCCTTTGGCATGGGGATTGATAAAGGCAATATCCGCAACGTTGTGCACTTCGATCTGCCTAAATCGATTGAGAATTACAGCCAGGAAATTGGTCGGGCAGGGCGCGATGGACTGCCTTCCACCTGTTTAACCATTGCCGGACGCGATGGTCTGCGGGTGCTGGAGAACTTCGTTTATGGCGATACGCCTGAGTACGTGGGTATTGTGCGTTTACTGGAGGAAATCTCATCAGCCGGTCAAGCGCCAGATCGCCAGTGGGAAGTGCTGCTCAATACGCTTTCCCGAGATACCAATATCCGCCTGCTGCCACTTAAAACGCTGCTAGTGCGGCTAGAAATGCACGGCATTATTGCGCCGCGCTTTGCGTTCTTAGCCGAGTATCGGTTGCGCTACCATATTGAGCCTACTGCCTTGGTGGGGCGTTTTGAAGGAGAGCGGGCGGCCTTTGTACGCTTGTTGATCGACAATATTGCTATTGCTCGCACCTGGGGGACGGTAGATTTTGAGCGGCTGCATCAGGCTGGGCAGGCACAGCAAATTGATGCTTCCCGTGCCCGCGTCATTACCGCGCTTGAATACTTTCAGGATAAAGGCTGGCTGACCCTGGAAGGTAAACGCATGACCGATGTGTATGAAATTTGTCAGCCGGAATTTTCGGTCGCGGCGATGGCAAGCCAGTTGTTTAATGAGTGCCTACAGCGGGAGCGAATCGAAATTGATCGGCTGCATTCAATGCTGGCACTGTTTGAGTCGCAAAGCTGCCTGACTCGGCGGTTAGCTGAGCATTTTGGGGATACCACCTTCGATGGACCACTTGATACCGAGCAGGGCCGTTGTGGTCACTGTTCGGTATGCTACGGCAACCCGGTTCGGCTGCCGGATGCGATGCCATTACCCGTGCTATCTGAAAAGGAGTTCATCCGCTATGCCACACCGCTGATTGAACGCCATACCGCACAGTTCGGCCAGCCGCCCAATGCCCAGCGGTTGGCACACTTCTTATGTGGTTTAACCATGCCGATTTTTACGCCACTCAAAGCCCGCGGCCTTAACGGCTTCGCGGTCTTTGAGCAGCGTGCTTACCCTGAAGTAAGGCAGTGGGCAGAGCACTGTTTGGCTAGCGCCGGCAGTTAAAGCATTACTCCCAAGCGGGAAACGGATCGGGTAGCTGCTTCCAGGCTTCCATGCCTTGTAATAGCTCAGCTTCGCTTAGCAGGCAGGCGTCTAGTGCGTCACGCATCTTGGCTTGGTCCAAGTTCTGGCCGATAAACACCAGCTCCTGGCGCATATCGCCAAATGGCTCCTGCCACTTTTCCATAATGAACTGGCGAGTTTCAGGATCTTCCGGCCAGTTAGCTTCGGGGATAGCTTTCCAGAACACGCCCGCTGGGCCGTGATGAGCAACACCACCTGCTTGGCTCCATTGGCCTGCGAAGCGTGGCCGAGTAGCAAGCCAGAAAAAGCCTTTCGAGCGTAGCAGCCCTTTACCAAACCACTGTTCATTGAGTAAAGCGTGAAATTTCTGCGGGTTGAAAGGGCGGCGAGCATGATAGGCAAAGCTACCGATACCGTACTCTTCGGTTTCTGGTACATGCTCGCCACGCATCTCTTTTAGCCAACCAGGCGCTTGCTGGGCGCGCTCAAAATTGAACTTGCCAGTATCAAGCACCTTGTCTAGCGGCACACCACCTTGAGTGATGGGCACCAGCTCTGCATCAGGGTTTAGTGAGCGCAGAATCGCCGTTAGTGCATCAAGCTCTTTTTTATTGATCAGATCCGTTTTACTGATCAGTAATACATCACAAAACTCGATCTGGTCGACCAGCAGGTCAGCGACGTTACGCTCGTCGTCGTCACCTAAGCTTTCACCCGCTTCAGCGAGGCTCTGCGCTTCGCGGTACTGCTCAAGAAAGTTGGCACCATCGACGACAGTGACCAGCGTATCAAGGCGTGCAACGTGGGAAAGGCTCTGGCCGCTTTCATCTTCAAAGGTGAACGTTTCCGCCACCGGTAGCGGTTCGGAAATCCCTGTGGACTCAATCACCAAGTAATCAAATTTACCTTCTCTGGCCAGTTGGCTAACTTCTTCTAGCAAATCTTCACGCAGCGTGCAGCAAATGCAGCCGTTGCTCATTTCTACTAACCGCTCTTCAGAACGGTTCAGCGCTACCTCGCCATCTAACGTGGACTCGCCAGGGCCGCCACGCACTAATGCACCGTCGATATTGACCTCGCTCATATCGTTGACAATCACCGCAACGCGACGACCTTCGCGGTTAGCCAAAATATGATTGAGTACGGTGGTTTTACCTGCACCTAGAAATCCTGAAAGCACGGTGACGGGCAGGGGAGAAAACACGGTCATTGTGAATGTACCTCTAAGCGGGTTTTGATAAGCGGTATCATGTTATGTGATAATATAACATTAAATAGGCGGTTAAAAAGACCCTTTAGAAGATGGCATCCTCTGATTTTTCGTAGCAAATGATGATTAACGCTTATATTGCGTTGGGCAGTAGCCGCGTAAAACATCTGGCGATCGCAAAGCCGTGTGTTTAGTCGCGCGACCTGTAACGCGTTTACGCCACAGTCGAAACGAGGCTGGCTTAAGCTGGTGGCGCATTACCTCTATGACGTCCGGCTCGCCTAAGCCAAACAGAGTGTCGATCGCTTCAAACGGAGTGCGATCTTCCCAAGCCATTTCAATCACGCGGGACTGCTCTTGTTCGGGTAAACGACGGAAGCGTTTCACAGCTGCTTTAGGCATTGGTCACCTTACATGTTGATGAAGCGTGCAAGTAACGGGTTGCTGTTAATTGTACCAGTATTGGACGTTGTTATTTTAGTTGTACTGGTATTTTGAGGAGATGTGCAGTTGTGAGGGCAGTTTACTTTATTGCTAGAAGTGCGCGAAAAAGGCCATTCATCAATACGGGTTCGTCGCGGCGGATGTTGAAGCCTGCTTGTTGAAGCAGTGGCGTTGCCTGGCGGGTGATGTCGGTCGCGATCAATGAAGTAATGACGTTCAGTGCTCGCCGACTTGGACCGGCAATGTGGGTGTCGGGTTGAAATTTATCCATAACACATAGCTGCCCGTCGTTTTTCAGTACTCGGTGCGCTTCGGCTAGTCCTTGTTCAGGGTTGGGCATTACCGCCAAAATAAGATGCATCACAACGACGTCAAAATGCGCATCTGGATAGTCCAGTGCTTCAGCATCCATCACACGACATACCACGTCACGTTGCGCATGTTCCGCTCGTTCACGGGCTCGCGTCACCATTGCGGGGGTCAGATCGGTTAAATGGATTTCTAATTCGCGCGGTAAATAAGGCAGGTCTAAACCGGTGCCTGCACCCACCAGCAGCACTCGCATGCCGGGTTCCCAGTCAACTTGGTTAAGCGCATTTCTGCGGGGTTTGCGAAACGCTTTAGTCGCCACCAAATCATAGACTGGTGCATAAATGCTATAGCGCAAGCGATTCCAGGCGGTGGTATTTACCATAGGGTCTCTACCTCGATATAAGATCTTTGCCCCGAAAGGGATGCCGCGCACGCTCAATGAATCGCGTTTAACGTCTGCGAAGGGCTTTCGCCAAACTGTTGCTTATAGTCATGAGCAAATTGCCCCAAATGCCAAAAGCCCCAGTAAGTGGCAATTTCCGTCACTG includes the following:
- a CDS encoding pseudouridine synthase — protein: MLPLNILYQDEHLVAVHKPSGLLVHRSALARGETEFLLQRLRDQIGKRVYPVHRLDRPTSGVMVFGLSSEAAAVLSEGFSERQVEKRYLAVVRGKSPEQERLDYPLREEDGTRPKAEMPAMPAMTDIRRLDSVELPVQVDRYPVARYSLVEARPMTGRRHQIRRHLSRRGYPIIGDAKHGKSVHNRFFADQLNAPRLLLAATYLAFDHPLTDKRIQLSCALDATMRSLFEQFGWAGHLPLDSVRTPTISTPAALQR
- the tcdA gene encoding tRNA cyclic N6-threonylcarbamoyladenosine(37) synthase TcdA is translated as MSSDYDFRFGGIRRLYGQRAATAFRHAHVVVVGVGGVGSWTVEALARSGIGKLTLIDLDDVCVSNVNRQLHALDGTIGQPKVDVLAERCRLIAPEINVVADSSFVTPTNLAERIPDDADHVVDAIDSVIAKAALIAWCKRRKLPITVTGAAGGQTDPTRIQVADLTRTEHDPLLSKVRSRLRRDYGFSRNPKRRFSVECVYSDEQLVYPGADGEVCLQKPGNGDATRLDCASGFGAATFVTGTFGFVAASKVLERLAKKAAKPMPSTTQQEESE
- a CDS encoding DUF1653 domain-containing protein; translated protein: MTAPVPGIYRHYKGSLYEVLGTAQHSENEEVLVVYRALYGDYGLWVRPLTMFTESVNKDGQPQPRFALEKAFN
- a CDS encoding TIGR01244 family sulfur transferase → MQTQSLEKGVAITSQLTVEELEQVKAQGFKTVICNCKPGESAEFSGEDAYRFKAAELGLHWVHIPVTPGEYSQADVAAFAQALQQLPRPILAFCRSGKRATHLWAYAKRHTEKCDLAELFSAAKAAGFDLEAHRQGLENQTA
- the sulP gene encoding sulfate permease; the encoded protein is MNIERWVPVVGWLRRYNRALLFKDSLAAVIVTLMLVPQALAYALLAGLPPEMGLYASMLPLVLYAIFGTSASLAVGPVAVAALMTASALSSFATPGSPEYIGAALVLAALSGVILIAMGVLRLGFLVNFLSHPVISGFITASGILIAISQLKHILGVEAAGHNVIELLGALFNQWQQVNLITLMIGLGVWGYLLVCRKRLNTWLMAIGISASASGLMVKAAPISAVMVTTLLAWHVNLGQYGVDLVGFVPSGLPAIALPSLDQSLWLGLLPAALLISLVGFVESVSVAQTLAAKRRQRINPNQELIALGMANLGAGISGGSPVSGGFSRSVVNFEAGAATPLAGAFTALGIVLSTLLLTGLLAFLPTATLAATIIVAVGTLIDLPAVKRTWQYSRSDGVAMVATLLLTLLHSVEVGIISGVVLSLGLHLYRTSQPHSAVVGRVPGTEHFRNVKRHEVETDQHVAMLRIDESLYFANARYLEDTVMALAARSPSLKHIVLTCQAVNVIDASALESLEAINGRLKDAGATLHLAEVKGPVMDHLTNTALYRELTGQVFFTTFEAWQALALPAQNEKPQPCA
- a CDS encoding RecQ family ATP-dependent DNA helicase, encoding MTSLSPQQTLKAVFGFDDFRGGQQAVVSRVLEGHSTAAIFATGAGKSLCYQLPALHLPHLTLVVSPLLALMQDQLAFLTRHGVAAASIDSTQDRDTTRDVMERAKNGELKILMVSVERLKNERFRHFLRQVQISLLVVDEAHCLSEWGHNFRPDYLKLPDYQRDFAIPQVLLLTATATPAVIADMREKFSIVPVNVITTGFYRANLELLVVPAMENRQQQLIDWLMPQMPPGNEAPTIIYVTLQQTAEQLASALAAQGIAAQAYHAGLDSARRDDIQRQFMSGESPCIVATIAFGMGIDKGNIRNVVHFDLPKSIENYSQEIGRAGRDGLPSTCLTIAGRDGLRVLENFVYGDTPEYVGIVRLLEEISSAGQAPDRQWEVLLNTLSRDTNIRLLPLKTLLVRLEMHGIIAPRFAFLAEYRLRYHIEPTALVGRFEGERAAFVRLLIDNIAIARTWGTVDFERLHQAGQAQQIDASRARVITALEYFQDKGWLTLEGKRMTDVYEICQPEFSVAAMASQLFNECLQRERIEIDRLHSMLALFESQSCLTRRLAEHFGDTTFDGPLDTEQGRCGHCSVCYGNPVRLPDAMPLPVLSEKEFIRYATPLIERHTAQFGQPPNAQRLAHFLCGLTMPIFTPLKARGLNGFAVFEQRAYPEVRQWAEHCLASAGS
- the zigA gene encoding zinc metallochaperone GTPase ZigA, which translates into the protein MTVFSPLPVTVLSGFLGAGKTTVLNHILANREGRRVAVIVNDMSEVNIDGALVRGGPGESTLDGEVALNRSEERLVEMSNGCICCTLREDLLEEVSQLAREGKFDYLVIESTGISEPLPVAETFTFEDESGQSLSHVARLDTLVTVVDGANFLEQYREAQSLAEAGESLGDDDERNVADLLVDQIEFCDVLLISKTDLINKKELDALTAILRSLNPDAELVPITQGGVPLDKVLDTGKFNFERAQQAPGWLKEMRGEHVPETEEYGIGSFAYHARRPFNPQKFHALLNEQWFGKGLLRSKGFFWLATRPRFAGQWSQAGGVAHHGPAGVFWKAIPEANWPEDPETRQFIMEKWQEPFGDMRQELVFIGQNLDQAKMRDALDACLLSEAELLQGMEAWKQLPDPFPAWE
- a CDS encoding TIGR03643 family protein, encoding MPKAAVKRFRRLPEQEQSRVIEMAWEDRTPFEAIDTLFGLGEPDVIEVMRHQLKPASFRLWRKRVTGRATKHTALRSPDVLRGYCPTQYKR
- a CDS encoding class I SAM-dependent methyltransferase, whose protein sequence is MVNTTAWNRLRYSIYAPVYDLVATKAFRKPRRNALNQVDWEPGMRVLLVGAGTGLDLPYLPRELEIHLTDLTPAMVTRARERAEHAQRDVVCRVMDAEALDYPDAHFDVVVMHLILAVMPNPEQGLAEAHRVLKNDGQLCVMDKFQPDTHIAGPSRRALNVITSLIATDITRQATPLLQQAGFNIRRDEPVLMNGLFRALLAIK